The following coding sequences are from one Electrophorus electricus isolate fEleEle1 chromosome 22, fEleEle1.pri, whole genome shotgun sequence window:
- the LOC113578577 gene encoding tubulin alpha-1C chain: protein MRECISIHVGQAGVQIGNACWELYCLEHGIQPDGQMPSDKTIGGGDDSFNTFFSETGAGKHVPRAVFVDLEPTVIDEVRTGTYRQLFHPEQLITGKEDAANNYARGHYTIGKELIDLVLDRIRKLADQCTGLQGFLVFHSFGGGTGSGFTSLLMERLSVDYGKKSKLEFSIYPAPQVSTAVVEPYNAILTTHTTLEHSDCAFMVDNEAIYDICRRNLDIERPSYTNLNRLISQIVSSITASLRFDGALNVDLTEFQTNLVPYPRIHFPLATYAPVISAEKAYHEQLSVAEITNACFEPANQMVKCDPRHGKYMACCLLYRGDVVPKDVNAAIATIKTKRSIQFVDWCPTGFKVGINYQPPTVVPGGDLAKVQRAVCMLSNTTAIAEAWARLDHKFDLMYAKRAFVHWYVGEGMEEGEFSEAREDMAALEKDYEEVGADSMEGEEEGEEY, encoded by the exons ATG CGTGAGTGCATCTCTATCCACGTGGGTCAGGCTGGTGTCCAGATTGGCAATGCCTGCTGGGAGCTCTACTGTCTTGAACACGGTATCCAGCCGGATGGGCAGATGCCCAGTGACAAGACCATCGGAGGAGGAGACGATTCTTTCAACACCTTCTTCAGCGAGACCGGTGCTGGAAAGCACGTCCCTAGGGCTGTGTTTGTGGATCTGGAGCCCACTGTTATAG ATGAGGTCCGTACTGGAACTTACCGTCAGCTGTTTCACCCAGAGCAGCTCATTACAGGAAAGGAGGATGCTGCCAACAACTACGCCCGTGGTCATTACACCATTGGCAAAGAGCTGATTGACCTGGTACTGGACAGAATCCGCAAACTG gcTGACCAGTGCACAGGCCTCCAGGGTTTCCTGGTCTTCCACAGCTTTGGTGGTGGCACCGGTTCTGGTTTCACCTCCTTGCTGATGGAGCGCCTGTCTGTTGACTATGGCAAGAAGTCCAAGCTGGAGTTCTCCATCTACCCAGCTCCCCAGGTGTCTACTGCTGTGGTGGAGCCCTATAATGCCATCCtaaccacccacaccaccctagaGCACTCTGACTGTGCCTTCATGGTGGACAATGAGGCCATCTATGATATCTGCCGTAGGAACCTTGATATTGAGCGCCCCTCATACACTAACCTCAACAGGCTTATTAGTCAGATTGTGTCCTCCATCACTGCCTCCCTCCGATTTGATGGCGCCCTCAATGTTGATCTGACTGAATTCCAGACCAACTTGGTGCCCTATCCCCGTATCCATTTCCCCCTGGCTACCTATGCCCCAGTGATCTCAGCAGAGAAGGCTTACCATGAGCAGCTCTCTGTGGCTGAAATCACCAATGCTTGCTTtgagccagccaatcagatggTGAAATGCGATCCACGTCACGGCAAGTACATGGCTTGCTGCCTGTTGTACCGTGGTGACGTGGTGCCCAAAGACGTGAACGCCGCTATTGCCACCATCAAGACCAAGCGCAGCATCCAGTTTGTGGACTGGTGCCCCACTGGTTTCAAGGTGGGCATCAACTACCAGCCCCCCACTGTGGTTCCAGGTGGAGACCTGGCCAAGGTGCAGAgggctgtgtgcatgctgagCAACACAACAGCCATTGCTGAGGCCTGGGCTCGTCTAGATCACAAGTTTGATCTGATGTATGCCAAGCGTGCCTTTGTGCACTGGTATGTTGGTGAGGGTATGGAGGAGGGAGAGTTCTCTGAGGCCAGGGAGGACATGGCTGCTCTGGAGAAGGATTATGAAGAGGTTGGAGCTGACAGtatggagggggaggaggagggagaggagtatTAG
- the tuba1a gene encoding tubulin alpha-1A chain: protein MRECISIHVGQAGVQIGNACWELYCLEHGIQPDGQMPSDKTIGGGDDSFNTFFSETGAGKHVPRAVFVDLEPTVIDEVRTGTYRQLFHPEQLITGKEDAANNYARGHYTIGKEIIDLVLDRIRKLADQCTGLQGFLVFHSFGGGTGSGFTSLLMERLSVDYGKKSKLEFSIYPAPQVSTAVVEPYNSILTTHTTLEHSDCAFMVDNEAIYDICRRNLDIERPTYTNLNRLIGQIVSSITASLRFDGALNVDLTEFQTNLVPYPRIHFPLATYAPVISAEKAYHEQLSVAEITNACFEPANQMVKCDPRHGKYMACCLLYRGDVVPKDVNAAIATIKTKRTIQFVDWCPTGFKVGINYQPPTVVPGGDLAKVQRAVCMLSNTTAIAEAWARLDHKFDLMYAKRAFVHWYVGEGMEEGEFSEAREDMAALEKDYEEVGVDSIEGEGEEEGEEY, encoded by the exons ATG CGTGAGTGCATCTCTATCCACGTGGGTCAGGCTGGTGTCCAGATTGGCAATGCCTGCTGGGAGCTCTACTGTCTTGAACACGGTATCCAGCCGGATGGGCAGATGCCCAGTGACAAGACCATCGGAGGAGGAGACGATTCTTTCAACACCTTCTTCAGCGAGACCGGCGCTGGAAAGCACGTCCCTAGGGCTGTGTTTGTGGATCTGGAGCCCACTGTTATAG ATGAGGTCCGTACTGGAACTTACCGTCAGCTGTTTCACCCAGAGCAGCTCATTACAGGAAAGGAGGATGCTGCCAACAACTACGCCCGTGGTCATTACACCATTGGCAAGGAAATTATTGATCTGGTGTTGGATAGGATCCGCAAACTG GCTGACCAGTGCACAGGCCTCCAGGGTTTCCTGGTCTTCCACAGCTTTGGTGGTGGCACCGGTTCTGGTTTCACTTCCTTGCTGATGGAGCGCCTGTCTGTTGACTATGGCAAGAAGTCCAAGTTGGAGTTCTCCATCTACCCAGCTCCCCAGGTGTCTACTGCTGTGGTGGAGCCCTACAACTCCATCCtaaccacccacaccaccctagaGCACTCTGACTGTGCCTTCATGGTGGACAATGAGGCCATCTATGATATCTGCCGTAGGAATCTCGACATTGAGCGCCCTACCTACACCAATCTGAATAGATTGATTGGTCAGATTGTGTCCTCCATCACTGCCTCCCTCCGATTTGACGGTGCCCTCAATGTTGATCTGACTGAATTCCAGACCAACTTGGTGCCCTATCCCCGTATCCATTTCCCCCTGGCTACCTACGCCCCAGTGATCTCAGCAGAGAAGGCTTACCATGAGCAGCTCTCTGTGGCTGAAATCACCAATGCTTGCTTtgagccagccaatcagatggTGAAATGCGATCCACGTCACGGCAAGTACATGGCTTGCTGCCTGTTGTACCGTGGTGACGTGGTGCCCAAAGACGTGAACGCCGCTATTGCCACCATCAAGACCAAGCGCACCATCCAGTTTGTGGACTGGTGCCCCACTGGTTTCAAGGTGGGCATCAACTACCAGCCCCCCACTGTGGTTCCAGGTGGAGACCTGGCCAAGGTGCAGAGGGCCGTGTGCATGCTGAGCAACACAACAGCCATTGCTGAGGCCTGGGCTCGTCTGGATCACAAGTTTGATCTGATGTACGCCAAGCGTGCCTTTGTGCACTGGTATGTGGGTGAGGGTATGGAGGAGGGAGAGTTCTCCGAGGCCAGGGAGGACATGGCTGCTCTGGAGAAGGATTATGAAGAGGTTGGTGTTGACTCCATCGAgggtgaaggagaggaagagggcgaggagTACTAA